In the Chthonomonadales bacterium genome, TCAATCACGCCACGGACGGCGCGGAAGCGCCCCATGGGGCAAGAGAGACGGCACACTACGACCGGTGCATCGTGCGGATCGGCCGCTGGGCATAGTGAAGGAGTTCAGCCATGAGTCTGATAGCATGGATCGTCGTAGGGTTGGTGGTGGGCTTCCTGGCGAAGCTCGTGATGCCGGACACCGAGGACGCGTCGGGCGGGCTGCTCGGCACGCTGATCCTGGGTGTCGTCGGCGCGGTCATCGGCGGGTGGATCTGGAACATCGCGCTGAACCAACCCGGAACCACCGGCATCGACATCGGCAGCATTTTCATCGCGTTCATAGGAGCGATCATCCTGATCGGCGTGCTCCGGCTCTTCACGCGACGCGGCATCACACAGTGACCGAGGGGCGGTGAGTGAACATGACGGACACTGGCAACAACGAGAAGCGAGCCCAGGACGCCGAGCGGCACGCCGTCGCTGCCCAGGCGCAGCGCGACGTGGCCGTCGCCGCGGCGGTCGATGAGGCCGTGAACCGCGACATCGCGGAGAACGAGGCGCAGGACGCCCGGATCGAGGCCGCGCACAAGGCGGCCCTCGCCCACGAGCTTCGGACACAGCGCGACGCGCTGAGCCACGACCTGGAGCACGCGCGCGCGGCGGCCTCCAGCAACGCGTTCGGCTTCTATGCAGTGCTCGCGGTGCTGCTGGTGGGCATCCTGGCCGTCGGGCTCTACTTCTACTACCGACCGGACAGCCGGCCGGAGCAGATCATGGTGAACGCGCTGACGCCGGCGCAGCCGGCGCAGCCGGCCACCCGCCTGTATCGGGCACCCGCGCCGCTGCCTCCGCCGGCCATCGTGACCGCGCCCGTGACGCGGGCGCCAGCCAATCCGCCGGCCGCCGCCCAGCCGCCGCCGGCGCAACCGGCACAGCCGGATCCCAACGCGCTCCCGGGGGTTGCGCCCGACACAGGGGCGCATGCCGTGACGTCCCGCGCTGGGGCGAGCCCACCGACTCCGGGGGATCCCGCCGTTCCGACGACGCCGTAGCGGCCTCGTCAAGCAGCACGGATCGACGCGGCACACGGGCCGCACGGAGCGCCGCTCCGTGCGGCCCGTGTGCCCCTGGCCCGCGCCATGAATGAAGAACGCGTGAGCCCCGACCGCAACCGAGCCGAGGACCATCGGCCACCCGAGCAGCAGGTCGCCGTCTCGCTGAACGCCGCGACGGTCTCCGCGGCGCGACGCCGCTTCTGGCTGCTCGTCGTGCTGGCCATGGCGCTCTGGCTTGCCTACCTTGTGCGCGAGATCTGGCTCCCTCTCGGCATCGCCGCCGTGATGGCGATGGTGCTCGACCCGGTAGTCGACCGCATGGAGACACGAGGCTGGTCGCGCACCGCCGCGACGACCTGCATCTTCGCCGCGGCGCTCGGAGCCCTCGCATCGGTCGCCTACTTCGCCGTGCCGGCCGCCATTGACCAGGCGAACGCGATATCGGCCAGCTTTGAGCGCTACCTCCCCCGACCGGGCCACCGCGACGAGGCGGAGCGCTCGCTGGGGCGCCTGCTCGATCGGGCCAGGGCGCCGGTCTACGCGCGCGAGGCGGTGCGACGAGGGGCCGCGCAGATCAGCCAGGCGCTGACATCGACGGCCGAGTGGGTTTCGCAGCATACGATGGACGTCCTCTCCAACCTCATCTGGATCGCAATCATCCCGATCGTCACTTTCTATCTCCTCCGCGACTTTCACACCATCCTTGGCAAGGGGCTGCTCCTGGTGCCCAGGCGCCGGCGCGACCTGGTGCAGGCGCTCGTCAGCGAGGTGGCCTCGATCTTCACGCGGTACCTTCGGGGCCTGGCGCTGCTCGCGGCAATGGACGGCGCGGCTACCTGGGTGTTGCTGTCGGCCCTGGGAACGCGGAGCGCGTTCTTTCTCGGACTCATGGCCGGCCTCCTCTACACGGTGCCCTACCTCGGAGCGCTCGCGACCGTCGCGCTCCTCGGCGGCGTCGCCTTCGTCCAGGGCGGCCTACACTACGCGCTCATCGTGGTCGGAGCCAACATGGTGCTCCACCAGATGCTCTTCGACCAGGTGATCGCTCCGCGCGTACTCGGCGGGCACGTGGGCCTGCACCCCGTCCTGACCATCGTCGCGCTGCTCGTGGGCAACCTGTTGCTCGGGATCTTCGGAATGCTCCTCGCCGTGCCCGTCGCGGCGAGCATCCAGACACTGGTGCTCGCGCTCGTGCCGAAGCTGCGCCACGAGATCGACCTGCAGCCGGAGCCCGGCGAGCCCCCCGACACATCGGAGGGGCTGGCGCGGGAGACTCGGGAGGCCCACGCGGCGAACGCGGCCAGCGA is a window encoding:
- a CDS encoding GlsB/YeaQ/YmgE family stress response membrane protein, whose amino-acid sequence is MSLIAWIVVGLVVGFLAKLVMPDTEDASGGLLGTLILGVVGAVIGGWIWNIALNQPGTTGIDIGSIFIAFIGAIILIGVLRLFTRRGITQ
- a CDS encoding AI-2E family transporter — protein: MSPDRNRAEDHRPPEQQVAVSLNAATVSAARRRFWLLVVLAMALWLAYLVREIWLPLGIAAVMAMVLDPVVDRMETRGWSRTAATTCIFAAALGALASVAYFAVPAAIDQANAISASFERYLPRPGHRDEAERSLGRLLDRARAPVYAREAVRRGAAQISQALTSTAEWVSQHTMDVLSNLIWIAIIPIVTFYLLRDFHTILGKGLLLVPRRRRDLVQALVSEVASIFTRYLRGLALLAAMDGAATWVLLSALGTRSAFFLGLMAGLLYTVPYLGALATVALLGGVAFVQGGLHYALIVVGANMVLHQMLFDQVIAPRVLGGHVGLHPVLTIVALLVGNLLLGIFGMLLAVPVAASIQTLVLALVPKLRHEIDLQPEPGEPPDTSEGLARETREAHAANAASEDLHREVGEAVEAIEEAARGGEPPGGDAAG